The Neisseria sicca genome includes a window with the following:
- a CDS encoding Cof-type HAD-IIB family hydrolase — MNTPKIIFFDIDDTLYRKYTDTLRPSVAKAMEALKTRGILTAIATGRPPVAIPGKVKTLIRDSGIDMLVTINGQYTTFHGEVLQAYPMIEAEVERMCTFFDSQYIDYAFVNNDEIVASAAGERVKEALSHILPAFEVDKEYFRKQSVYQMLVFADKAQEQEIIGKIQFEGFKSVRWHESALDMLRREGSKARGIAHAVEKLGIGMEDVMAFGDSFNDLEMLSSVGFGVAMGNGEEAAKATAKFIAPSVDEDGVYRALVELEIIDG; from the coding sequence ATGAATACGCCAAAAATTATTTTTTTCGATATTGATGACACGTTATACCGAAAATATACCGATACGCTGCGCCCATCTGTTGCTAAAGCGATGGAGGCATTGAAAACGCGGGGTATTTTGACGGCAATTGCGACGGGGAGGCCGCCGGTGGCCATTCCGGGTAAGGTGAAAACCCTGATACGCGACAGCGGTATTGATATGCTGGTTACGATTAACGGGCAATACACGACGTTTCACGGAGAGGTGTTGCAGGCTTATCCGATGATTGAAGCCGAAGTGGAGCGGATGTGTACATTTTTTGACAGTCAGTATATTGATTATGCTTTTGTAAATAATGATGAAATTGTCGCATCGGCTGCCGGCGAAAGGGTAAAAGAAGCCTTGTCGCACATCCTGCCTGCTTTTGAAGTGGATAAAGAATATTTCCGCAAACAATCGGTTTATCAGATGCTGGTGTTTGCAGATAAAGCCCAAGAGCAGGAAATTATCGGAAAAATCCAATTCGAAGGCTTCAAATCCGTGCGTTGGCACGAGTCTGCGCTGGACATGCTGCGCCGCGAAGGTTCAAAAGCAAGAGGCATTGCACATGCAGTAGAAAAATTGGGCATAGGCATGGAAGATGTTATGGCTTTCGGTGATAGCTTTAATGATTTGGAAATGCTCTCATCCGTCGGCTTTGGCGTGGCCATGGGAAATGGTGAGGAGGCGGCGAAAGCTACGGCGAAATTTATTGCGCCGAGTGTAGATGAAGATGGCGTGTACAGGGCTTTGGTTGAATTGGAAATTATTGATGGATAA
- a CDS encoding 3'-5' exonuclease family protein produces MESVSRWPLLQKAFARFGRPVVVVDLETTGGNLYQDRVTEVALLRFDGQSVCRYEWLVNPCKPIPEFVAQLTGISNKMVTTAPLFAEIASQLLPLLQGAVVVAHNSRFDYTFLRHEFRRAGIDFAAPALCTVQLSRRLYPEFYKHNLDSIIERNAITVENRHRAMTDVLALSDYLEHSLREKNTEDWDNYCRSLMNPKMLPNWVTDALAAQLYALPDSEGVLVWFDAFGKAQAVVALEKAYSETAEMLHGKKVPLYLKAAASVRFIPALGSLHSVWLKAQVMREYGIRPPERVVSKPTAFSTVRFSPDEHGVLQARIVPLDNGSRAVRPYGLFIHKKAAKRALNTWALENRLCPDALNILPVANGKGVPCPVQALGQCDGACRTEDGIEAQNGRIRELAHLLPVADWGKAHEVEITETDDLSGKSITLRCAGGAIAMPDGGWYFDDSLPALLKMKFRRERESVKIIA; encoded by the coding sequence ATGGAGAGCGTTTCTCGCTGGCCGTTGTTGCAGAAGGCATTTGCCCGTTTCGGGAGGCCTGTTGTTGTGGTGGATTTGGAAACTACCGGCGGGAATCTTTATCAAGACAGGGTAACGGAAGTTGCTTTGCTGCGTTTCGACGGGCAAAGCGTATGCCGTTATGAGTGGTTGGTGAATCCGTGTAAGCCGATTCCTGAATTTGTCGCGCAACTGACGGGCATCAGCAATAAAATGGTAACAACGGCTCCGTTGTTTGCGGAAATTGCTTCACAGTTATTGCCGCTTTTACAGGGAGCCGTGGTGGTGGCGCATAACAGCCGTTTCGACTATACCTTCTTGCGTCACGAGTTTCGCCGTGCCGGAATTGATTTTGCTGCGCCTGCTTTGTGCACCGTCCAGTTGTCGCGCCGCCTTTATCCCGAGTTTTACAAACACAATTTGGACAGCATTATCGAACGGAACGCAATCACAGTGGAAAACCGTCATCGCGCGATGACCGATGTCTTGGCTTTGAGCGATTATTTGGAACACAGCTTGCGCGAAAAGAATACAGAAGATTGGGATAATTACTGCCGGTCTTTGATGAATCCGAAAATGCTGCCGAATTGGGTAACGGATGCTTTGGCGGCGCAGCTTTATGCGTTGCCGGACAGCGAAGGTGTGTTGGTATGGTTTGATGCATTCGGCAAGGCGCAGGCGGTAGTTGCATTGGAGAAGGCGTATAGCGAAACGGCAGAAATGCTGCATGGTAAAAAAGTTCCGCTTTATTTGAAGGCTGCGGCTTCCGTGCGTTTTATTCCTGCGTTGGGCAGCCTGCATTCGGTATGGCTGAAGGCGCAGGTAATGAGGGAATATGGTATCCGCCCGCCTGAACGAGTCGTTTCAAAGCCTACTGCATTTTCTACGGTTCGTTTTTCTCCCGACGAACACGGTGTTTTGCAGGCAAGGATTGTGCCTTTGGATAACGGCAGCCGAGCTGTCCGCCCGTATGGGTTGTTTATCCATAAAAAAGCCGCCAAACGCGCGCTTAATACTTGGGCGTTGGAAAACAGACTTTGTCCTGATGCCTTGAATATCCTGCCTGTTGCAAATGGAAAAGGTGTGCCGTGTCCTGTACAGGCACTCGGGCAATGCGACGGTGCCTGCCGTACCGAGGATGGGATAGAAGCGCAAAACGGACGTATCCGCGAATTGGCGCATTTGTTGCCCGTTGCAGACTGGGGGAAGGCGCATGAGGTGGAGATTACGGAAACGGACGACTTATCCGGAAAAAGCATCACTTTGCGTTGTGCCGGTGGGGCGATTGCTATGCCGGACGGCGGCTGGTACTTTGATGACAGTCTGCCCGCGTTGCTGAAAATGAAATTCAGGCGGGAGCGGGAAAGTGTCAAAATTATTGCTTAA
- a CDS encoding inorganic diphosphatase: protein MADFNKILTPGDVDGGIINVVNEIPAGSSHKIEWNRRLGAFQLDRVEPAIFAKPTNYGFIPQTLDEDGDELDVLLVTEQPLATGIFLEARVIGVMKFVDDGEVDDKIVCVPADDRNNGNAYKTLADLPQQLIKQIEFHFNHYKDLKKAGTTKVESWGDVEEAKKVIKESIERWNKQA from the coding sequence ATGGCAGACTTCAATAAAATCCTGACTCCGGGCGATGTGGACGGCGGCATTATCAACGTCGTCAACGAAATTCCCGCCGGCAGCAGCCACAAAATCGAATGGAACCGCCGCCTCGGCGCATTCCAACTTGACCGCGTCGAACCCGCGATTTTCGCCAAACCGACCAACTACGGCTTCATCCCGCAAACCTTGGACGAAGACGGCGACGAATTGGACGTATTGCTGGTTACCGAACAGCCCTTGGCGACAGGTATCTTCTTGGAAGCGCGCGTCATCGGTGTGATGAAGTTTGTCGATGACGGCGAAGTGGACGACAAAATCGTCTGCGTTCCCGCTGACGACCGCAACAACGGCAACGCCTACAAAACCCTTGCCGACTTGCCGCAGCAGCTGATCAAGCAAATCGAATTTCACTTCAACCACTACAAAGACCTGAAAAAAGCAGGCACAACCAAAGTTGAATCTTGGGGCGATGTGGAAGAAGCAAAAAAAGTAATTAAAGAATCCATCGAACGTTGGAATAAACAGGCTTGA
- the nudB gene encoding dihydroneopterin triphosphate diphosphatase, whose protein sequence is MAKPLKYPVSALVVLHDADGNILLIERTSPQGFWQSVTGSIEPDETIEETAKREVWEETGIRLADGQLCNWHDSTVYEIYHHWRHRYPKGVFENREHIFSAEIPRDAVIVLQPDEHVAYGWFGIEEAAEKVFSPSNKRAILELGKRLGK, encoded by the coding sequence ATGGCAAAGCCCTTGAAGTATCCCGTGTCCGCGTTGGTGGTTTTGCATGATGCCGACGGCAATATCCTTCTAATCGAACGCACTTCGCCGCAAGGCTTTTGGCAGTCGGTAACCGGCAGCATCGAGCCGGACGAAACCATAGAGGAAACCGCCAAGCGCGAAGTTTGGGAGGAAACCGGCATCCGCCTTGCGGACGGACAGCTCTGCAACTGGCACGACAGCACGGTTTACGAAATTTACCACCACTGGCGGCACCGCTATCCGAAAGGTGTGTTCGAAAACCGCGAACACATCTTTTCCGCCGAAATTCCGCGCGATGCGGTGATTGTTTTGCAGCCTGACGAACACGTCGCTTACGGATGGTTCGGCATTGAAGAAGCGGCGGAAAAAGTGTTCTCCCCGTCGAACAAAAGGGCGATTTTGGAATTGGGGAAAAGGTTGGGGAAATAG
- a CDS encoding mechanosensitive ion channel family protein has translation MDNILHELFARQAFTSSLVERNFGQVSGWIELVGVLMLMAATFWLSNRLKNRYFFAEQGNFALLRHIGRRILWPVLMMIFGAAALFICNLTEFRPVWLHLLILAARWMILIRVSVAVVHAALPQNKLTDWLEKSVSMVLWVGFVLWLSGLDDKILAMLDGISFSVGSGKLSLLMILNGILWVGLLMIGASWLARFIGERLEKSSLDNNLSMILSKIIKTVMMVLAVLIALPLVGIDLTVLSVFGGALGVGIGFGLQKVASNYISGFIILGDRSIRMNDRLTVNNFTGYVTKITSRFVVLRNANGTEALIPNETFVTSMVVNESYTSRELQQAFNIQVAYHSDLIKALDIIKSAAAAQPRVSKHPAPLAVVTNFGDNGIDLRATYWVKDPENGFAALQSAIFLDIWPQFNEHDIEFPYPQREVRILNEEQSPSNIAMIKAGMQARSDTKSDPAMDSAGDD, from the coding sequence ATGGACAATATTTTGCATGAATTGTTTGCGCGTCAGGCGTTTACGTCTAGCTTGGTAGAGCGAAATTTCGGACAGGTTTCGGGCTGGATTGAGCTGGTCGGCGTATTGATGCTGATGGCGGCGACGTTTTGGCTGTCAAACCGACTAAAAAACCGTTATTTCTTTGCGGAACAGGGTAACTTCGCGCTATTGCGGCATATCGGCAGGCGGATTTTGTGGCCGGTGCTGATGATGATTTTCGGCGCGGCGGCTTTGTTTATCTGCAATCTGACGGAGTTTCGCCCGGTATGGCTGCATCTGCTGATTTTGGCGGCGCGCTGGATGATTCTGATTCGGGTCAGCGTGGCGGTTGTTCATGCCGCTTTACCGCAAAACAAACTGACCGACTGGCTGGAAAAATCGGTCTCCATGGTTTTGTGGGTAGGCTTCGTGCTTTGGCTGTCGGGCTTGGATGATAAGATTTTGGCGATGCTCGACGGCATCAGCTTTTCGGTCGGTTCGGGCAAACTGAGCCTGTTGATGATTTTGAACGGGATTTTGTGGGTCGGGCTTCTGATGATAGGCGCGTCGTGGTTGGCGCGCTTTATCGGCGAGCGTTTGGAGAAAAGCAGCCTGGACAATAACCTGTCCATGATTTTGTCCAAAATCATCAAAACGGTGATGATGGTTTTGGCGGTCTTGATTGCGCTGCCGCTGGTGGGGATTGATTTGACGGTATTGTCGGTGTTCGGCGGTGCGTTGGGTGTCGGTATCGGTTTCGGTCTGCAAAAAGTGGCGAGCAACTATATTTCCGGCTTTATCATTTTGGGCGACCGCTCTATCCGTATGAACGACCGTCTGACGGTCAATAACTTTACCGGCTATGTCACCAAAATTACCTCGCGTTTTGTCGTGCTGCGCAATGCCAACGGTACGGAGGCGCTGATTCCGAACGAGACGTTCGTTACCTCGATGGTGGTCAACGAATCTTATACCAGCCGCGAATTGCAGCAGGCGTTCAATATACAGGTTGCCTATCATTCCGATTTGATTAAGGCGCTGGACATCATTAAAAGTGCAGCCGCCGCACAGCCGCGTGTTTCCAAACATCCCGCGCCTTTGGCGGTGGTGACCAATTTCGGCGACAACGGTATCGATTTGCGCGCGACTTATTGGGTGAAAGATCCTGAAAACGGCTTTGCCGCGCTGCAATCAGCGATTTTTCTGGATATTTGGCCGCAGTTTAACGAACACGACATCGAGTTCCCTTATCCGCAACGCGAAGTCCGTATCCTGAACGAAGAGCAGTCCCCGAGCAACATCGCCATGATTAAGGCGGGAATGCAGGCGCGCAGCGATACCAAATCCGATCCCGCGATGGACTCTGCCGGAGACGATTGA
- the pncB gene encoding nicotinate phosphoribosyltransferase, whose translation MTAPQTPVIRSLLDTDLYKFTMLQVILHQFPQTHSLYEFRCRNKDMVYPLADIQSDLERELDALCQLRFTHDELDYLRSLRFIKSDFVDYLELFQLQRRFVKVSPDNEGRLNIRIEGPMIQAMFFEIFILAIVNELYFRRLETPAVIEEGERRLQAKAQRLKEISAAQNPDDPPFLISDFGTRRRYTLDWQEHVIRTLLEAAPDIVRGTSNVYLAKKIGITPIGTMAHEFLQAFQALDVRLRNFQKAALESWVHEYRGDLGIALTDVVGMDAFLRDFDLYFAKLFDGLRHDSGDPYVWGDKAHVHYKKLKIDSRTKMLTFSDGLDIERSWALHQYFKDRFKTSFGIGTNLTNDMGHTPLNIVLKLVECNGQSVAKLSDSPGKTMTTNNTFLAYLRQVFDVPEPKAEG comes from the coding sequence ATGACCGCACCTCAAACGCCCGTTATCCGCTCCCTGCTCGACACCGACCTGTACAAGTTCACCATGCTTCAGGTGATACTGCACCAATTCCCCCAAACCCACAGCCTTTATGAGTTCCGCTGTCGCAACAAAGACATGGTTTACCCGCTTGCCGACATCCAAAGCGACTTAGAAAGAGAACTCGACGCGCTCTGCCAACTGCGCTTTACCCACGACGAACTCGACTACCTGCGCAGCCTGCGCTTCATCAAAAGCGACTTTGTCGACTATCTCGAACTCTTCCAGCTGCAACGCCGCTTCGTCAAAGTCAGCCCCGACAATGAAGGTCGTCTGAACATCCGCATCGAAGGCCCCATGATTCAGGCGATGTTCTTTGAAATCTTCATCCTCGCCATCGTCAACGAACTCTACTTCCGCCGTCTCGAAACCCCCGCCGTCATCGAAGAAGGCGAACGCCGCCTCCAAGCCAAAGCGCAACGCCTCAAAGAAATCTCCGCCGCGCAAAACCCCGATGATCCGCCGTTCCTCATCTCCGACTTCGGCACCCGCCGCCGCTACACCCTCGACTGGCAGGAACACGTCATCCGCACCCTGCTTGAAGCCGCCCCCGACATCGTGCGCGGTACCAGTAACGTTTATCTCGCCAAAAAAATCGGCATCACCCCCATCGGCACGATGGCGCACGAGTTCCTCCAAGCCTTCCAAGCCCTCGACGTGCGCCTGCGCAATTTCCAAAAAGCCGCTCTCGAAAGCTGGGTACACGAATACCGCGGCGACCTCGGTATCGCACTGACCGACGTGGTCGGCATGGACGCCTTCCTGCGCGACTTCGACCTCTATTTCGCCAAACTTTTCGACGGTCTACGCCACGACAGCGGCGACCCCTATGTATGGGGCGACAAAGCGCATGTGCACTATAAAAAACTCAAAATCGACAGCCGCACCAAAATGCTGACCTTCTCCGACGGTCTGGACATCGAACGCTCATGGGCGTTGCACCAATATTTCAAAGACCGTTTCAAAACCAGCTTCGGTATCGGTACCAACCTCACCAACGACATGGGCCATACCCCGCTGAACATCGTCCTGAAACTCGTCGAGTGCAACGGTCAGTCCGTCGCCAAACTCTCCGACTCCCCGGGCAAAACCATGACCACCAACAACACCTTCCTCGCCTACCTGCGTCAGGTGTTTGACGTTCCCGAGCCGAAGGCAGAGGGCTGA
- the brnQ gene encoding branched-chain amino acid transport system II carrier protein, with translation MNSVSPLNRKASLWAVGLMLFALFFGAGNLIFPAYLGQQAGENWLSAMIGFLLTGAGLPLLGVIAIGYSGSRDVQALASRVAPWYGVAFAVALYLSIGPLFAMPRTATVSFEIAVAPFLNESQKTVGLAAFSVAFFSVAHWLSMSPGKLVDRIGKILTPVLLLTIAVLVGYAALNPMGVPAAAQGDFALRPFIKGILEGYGTMDALASLVFSIIVIDAVRAMGVDNRSELLRTTTVSGIVAASCLALVYLFIGYMGATSVAGLGLQENGAEVLSKTANFYFGVPGNILLGAIVLLACLSTAVGLITSCSEYFNRLCPGIPYKMFVVINTVVSMALANKGLSSILTFSIPMLMLLYPLTIVIILLVFLHKLFGGSRIVYFCTMMATLAVGLLDAYKAAFGFSEEVAADINGALPLYNVGLGWLLPATVGFILGCVLNAALKKKA, from the coding sequence ATGAACAGTGTTTCCCCGCTCAACCGTAAAGCCTCGCTGTGGGCGGTTGGTTTGATGTTGTTCGCTTTGTTTTTTGGTGCGGGCAATCTGATTTTTCCTGCTTATCTCGGACAACAGGCGGGGGAAAACTGGCTTTCTGCGATGATAGGTTTTCTGTTGACCGGCGCGGGCTTGCCGCTGTTGGGCGTGATTGCCATCGGCTATTCAGGCTCGCGCGATGTTCAGGCGCTGGCTTCGAGGGTTGCGCCTTGGTACGGCGTGGCGTTTGCCGTCGCGCTGTATTTGTCCATCGGACCTTTGTTTGCCATGCCGCGTACGGCGACGGTGTCGTTTGAGATTGCCGTTGCGCCGTTTTTGAATGAAAGCCAGAAAACAGTCGGGCTGGCGGCGTTCAGCGTGGCGTTTTTCAGCGTGGCGCATTGGCTGTCGATGTCGCCGGGCAAACTGGTGGACCGTATCGGTAAAATTCTGACACCCGTATTGCTTTTGACGATTGCCGTTTTGGTCGGCTATGCCGCTCTGAATCCGATGGGTGTTCCTGCGGCGGCGCAAGGCGATTTTGCCCTTCGTCCGTTCATAAAAGGCATTTTGGAAGGCTACGGCACAATGGACGCACTCGCTTCGCTGGTGTTCTCCATTATCGTCATTGACGCTGTGCGTGCGATGGGCGTGGACAACCGCTCTGAGCTGTTGCGGACGACCACCGTTTCAGGCATTGTCGCCGCATCTTGTCTGGCACTGGTGTACCTCTTCATCGGCTATATGGGCGCGACCAGCGTGGCAGGCTTGGGACTTCAGGAAAACGGCGCGGAAGTGTTGTCGAAAACCGCGAATTTCTATTTCGGCGTACCTGGCAATATCCTCTTGGGCGCCATCGTCCTGCTCGCCTGCTTGAGTACCGCCGTCGGACTGATTACATCGTGTTCCGAATATTTCAACCGTCTGTGTCCCGGCATTCCTTACAAAATGTTCGTTGTCATCAATACGGTCGTGTCTATGGCGTTGGCGAACAAAGGCCTGTCCTCCATCCTAACCTTCTCCATTCCGATGCTGATGCTGCTGTATCCGCTGACCATCGTCATCATCCTGCTGGTCTTCCTACACAAACTGTTCGGCGGCAGCCGCATCGTCTATTTCTGCACCATGATGGCGACGCTGGCAGTCGGTTTGCTCGATGCCTATAAAGCCGCGTTCGGTTTCAGCGAAGAAGTCGCCGCCGACATCAACGGCGCACTGCCGCTTTACAACGTCGGACTGGGCTGGCTGCTGCCCGCAACCGTCGGCTTTATTTTAGGATGCGTCCTAAACGCCGCGCTCAAGAAAAAAGCATAA
- a CDS encoding segregation and condensation protein A: protein MPSEHLISPAAATSSEHTVAWVFGQPVTDLPQDLFIPPDALKVVLSSFQGPLDLLLYLIRKQNIDVLDIPMVKITEQYLHYIAQMETYQFDLAAEYLLMAAMLIEIKSRLLLPRPEEVEDEEADPRAELVRRLLAYEQMKLAAQGLDALPRAGRDFAWAYLPLEIAVEAKLPEVYVADLTQAWLGILSRAKHTRSHEVIQETISVRAQMTAVLRRLNESGICKFSDLFKPEQGAAYVVVNFIALLELAKEGLVRIVQPDSYGEIEISLKQENLERPEAEEGVSDDPSADVEDETA from the coding sequence ATGCCTTCAGAACACCTTATCTCTCCCGCTGCGGCAACGTCGTCTGAACACACGGTCGCGTGGGTATTCGGTCAGCCCGTTACCGATTTGCCGCAGGATTTGTTTATTCCGCCCGATGCTTTGAAGGTTGTCTTAAGCAGCTTCCAAGGGCCGTTGGATTTGCTGCTTTACCTGATCCGCAAACAAAATATCGACGTTCTCGATATTCCGATGGTGAAGATTACCGAGCAATATCTGCACTATATCGCCCAAATGGAAACGTATCAGTTTGATTTGGCGGCGGAATATCTTTTGATGGCGGCGATGCTGATTGAAATCAAATCGCGCCTGCTTCTGCCGCGTCCCGAAGAGGTCGAGGATGAGGAGGCGGATCCGCGTGCCGAGCTGGTGCGCCGCCTTTTGGCTTATGAACAGATGAAGCTGGCGGCGCAGGGTTTGGATGCGTTGCCGCGCGCAGGACGGGATTTTGCTTGGGCGTATCTGCCGTTGGAAATCGCGGTTGAGGCGAAGCTGCCGGAGGTGTATGTTGCCGATTTGACGCAGGCGTGGCTGGGCATTTTGTCGCGGGCGAAACATACGCGCAGCCATGAAGTGATTCAGGAAACCATTTCCGTACGCGCGCAGATGACGGCGGTTTTACGTCGTCTGAACGAGAGCGGGATATGCAAATTCAGCGATTTGTTCAAACCGGAGCAGGGCGCGGCGTATGTGGTCGTCAATTTCATCGCACTGTTGGAGCTTGCCAAAGAAGGTTTGGTCCGCATCGTCCAGCCGGACAGCTACGGCGAAATCGAAATCAGCCTGAAACAGGAAAATTTAGAACGCCCGGAAGCGGAAGAGGGCGTTTCAGACGACCCCTCCGCCGATGTTGAAGACGAAACGGCATGA
- a CDS encoding tRNA threonylcarbamoyladenosine dehydratase: MNDTVFLPSRRFGGIARLYGDEALERFSRAHVCVVGVGGVGSWAVEALARTGIGRLTLIDLDNVAESNVNRQLHALTDDFGKAKVTALRERIAQINPQCEVEEIEDFVTEDNLETLFRRPFDFVIDAIDQVRVKAAMVAYFVQHKQPFILSGGAGGQKNPALIQTADLSRVTHDPLLANLRYTLRKRYGFSRDTKEKMRVPCVFSTENITPPQSGEACSTDAAPQGLSCAGYGASMLVTASFGLYCVQAAVEHIAGRK; the protein is encoded by the coding sequence ATGAACGACACCGTTTTTCTTCCTTCGCGCCGTTTCGGCGGTATTGCCAGACTCTACGGAGATGAAGCACTGGAGCGGTTTTCGCGCGCACACGTCTGCGTGGTCGGCGTGGGCGGGGTAGGCTCTTGGGCAGTGGAGGCTTTGGCGCGGACGGGCATCGGTCGTTTGACCTTGATTGATTTGGACAACGTCGCCGAGTCCAATGTCAACCGCCAATTGCACGCTTTGACCGATGATTTCGGCAAGGCGAAGGTGACGGCGTTGCGCGAACGCATTGCCCAAATCAATCCGCAATGTGAAGTGGAGGAAATCGAGGATTTTGTGACGGAAGACAATCTGGAAACGCTTTTCAGACGACCTTTCGACTTTGTGATCGACGCGATAGATCAAGTTCGCGTCAAGGCGGCGATGGTGGCTTATTTTGTGCAACACAAACAGCCGTTTATCCTCAGTGGCGGCGCGGGCGGACAGAAAAATCCGGCGTTGATTCAAACCGCCGATTTGAGCCGCGTAACCCACGACCCGCTGCTTGCCAACCTGCGCTACACCTTGCGCAAACGCTACGGCTTCAGCCGCGATACCAAAGAAAAAATGCGCGTGCCGTGTGTGTTCTCGACTGAAAACATTACGCCGCCGCAATCGGGCGAAGCGTGTTCGACCGATGCCGCGCCGCAAGGGCTGTCCTGCGCGGGCTACGGGGCGAGTATGCTGGTGACGGCTTCGTTTGGGCTGTATTGTGTGCAGGCGGCGGTGGAACATATTGCGGGACGGAAATGA
- a CDS encoding universal stress protein, whose translation MYKHLVVAVDGSETSLNALKHAAELASVNNARLTLVHVANPAEYMALAPEFLQHESYEAAAVAQGNEVLDFAEKTARENGVENIVKHLLVANKGAREMAQDLVDYADENGADLLVLGTHGRTGLMHLLMGSFAETVMRQSHLPLLIIRSKAEEA comes from the coding sequence ATGTACAAACATCTGGTTGTAGCCGTTGACGGCAGCGAAACTTCCCTCAACGCCCTGAAACACGCCGCCGAGTTAGCAAGCGTCAACAACGCCCGCCTGACTTTGGTACACGTCGCCAACCCCGCCGAATACATGGCGCTCGCCCCCGAATTCCTGCAACACGAAAGCTACGAAGCCGCCGCCGTCGCCCAAGGCAACGAAGTCTTGGACTTCGCTGAAAAAACCGCCCGCGAAAACGGCGTGGAAAACATTGTCAAACACCTGCTGGTAGCTAACAAAGGCGCGCGCGAAATGGCGCAGGATTTGGTCGATTACGCCGATGAAAACGGCGCCGACCTGCTGGTACTCGGCACACACGGCCGCACCGGTCTGATGCACCTCCTGATGGGCAGCTTCGCCGAAACCGTAATGCGCCAAAGCCACCTGCCGCTTCTGATTATCCGCAGCAAAGCGGAAGAAGCGTAA
- a CDS encoding Nramp family divalent metal transporter — protein sequence MSEQHTHASTWKSKINALGPGIMMASAAVGGSHLIASTQAGALYGWQLALIIILTNLFKYPFFRFSAHYTLDTGKSLIEGYAEKSRVYLWVFLILCVVSATINAGAVAIVTAAIVKMAIPSLTLNVGAISALIMASCLIILASGRYKALDNVSKIIIVSLTIATVAAAAIAMSRGMQMKPDFIEPTPWTLAGLGFLIALMGWMPAPIEISAINSLWVTEKQRINPSSYRDGIFDFNVGYITSAVLAVVFLALGAYVQYGNGEAVQMAGGKYVGQLINMYAVTIGDWSRPMVAFIAFACMYGTTITVVDGYARAIAEPVRLLRGKDKTGNVELFAWNVWVAGTGLAVIFWFNSAMAELLKFAMITAFVSAPVFAWLNYRLVKGDKRHKLTAGMDLLAILGLIYLTGFTVLFLLNLTGILAAPK from the coding sequence ATGTCTGAACAACACACACACGCTTCGACTTGGAAAAGCAAAATCAACGCTCTGGGGCCTGGAATCATGATGGCTTCGGCGGCGGTCGGCGGCTCGCACCTGATTGCCTCGACGCAGGCGGGCGCGCTTTACGGCTGGCAGCTTGCATTGATTATTATTTTGACCAACCTCTTCAAATACCCGTTTTTCCGTTTCAGCGCGCATTACACGCTGGATACGGGCAAAAGCCTGATTGAAGGCTATGCGGAGAAAAGCCGCGTTTACTTGTGGGTATTCTTGATTTTATGCGTCGTATCGGCAACGATTAACGCGGGTGCGGTCGCCATCGTGACCGCTGCCATCGTCAAAATGGCAATTCCTTCGCTGACGCTGAATGTCGGCGCAATCTCCGCGCTGATTATGGCTTCCTGTCTGATTATCTTGGCGAGCGGACGCTACAAAGCCTTGGACAACGTTTCCAAAATCATCATCGTCAGCCTGACGATTGCCACAGTCGCCGCCGCCGCCATCGCCATGTCGCGCGGCATGCAGATGAAGCCCGACTTTATCGAACCTACCCCATGGACACTGGCAGGCTTGGGCTTCTTAATCGCGCTGATGGGCTGGATGCCCGCGCCGATTGAAATTTCAGCGATCAACTCATTGTGGGTTACTGAAAAACAACGCATCAATCCTTCCAGTTACCGCGACGGTATTTTCGACTTCAACGTCGGCTACATCACCAGCGCGGTGTTGGCAGTCGTCTTCCTCGCCTTGGGCGCGTATGTGCAGTACGGCAACGGTGAGGCAGTGCAAATGGCAGGCGGAAAATACGTCGGTCAACTGATTAATATGTACGCCGTCACCATCGGCGACTGGTCGCGTCCGATGGTTGCATTCATTGCCTTCGCCTGTATGTACGGCACGACGATTACCGTAGTGGACGGTTACGCACGCGCGATTGCCGAGCCGGTGCGCCTGCTGCGTGGCAAAGACAAAACGGGCAACGTCGAACTGTTTGCCTGGAACGTTTGGGTCGCAGGTACGGGTTTGGCAGTGATTTTCTGGTTCAACAGCGCGATGGCGGAGCTGCTCAAATTCGCCATGATTACCGCCTTCGTTTCTGCCCCCGTGTTCGCTTGGTTGAACTACCGCCTCGTCAAAGGCGACAAACGCCACAAGCTGACGGCAGGTATGGACCTCCTCGCCATCCTCGGCTTGATTTACCTGACCGGGTTTACGGTATTGTTCCTATTGAACCTGACCGGCATCTTGGCTGCACCTAAGTAA